Proteins co-encoded in one Pseudoliparis swirei isolate HS2019 ecotype Mariana Trench chromosome 7, NWPU_hadal_v1, whole genome shotgun sequence genomic window:
- the LOC130196145 gene encoding tubulin beta chain-like, which yields MREIVHLQVGQCGNQIGAKFWEVISDEHGIDPTGTYHGDSHLQLERINVYYNEASGGKYVPRAVLVDLEPGTMDSVRSGPFGQIFRPDNFVFGQSGAGNNWAKGHYTEGAELVDSVLDVVRKEAESCDCLQGFQFTHSLGGGTGSGMGTLLISKIREEYPDRIMNTFSVVPSPKVSDTVVEPYNATLSVHQLVENTDETFCIDNEALYDICFRTLKLTTPSYGDLNHLVSATMSGVTTCLRFPGQLNADLRKLAVNMVPFPRLHFFMPGFAPLTSRGSQQYRALTVPELTQQMFDAKNMMAACDPRHGRYLTVAVIFRGRMSMKEVDEQMLNVQNKNSSYFVEWIPNNVKTAVCDIPPRGLKMAATFIGNSTAIQELFKRISEQFTAMFRRKAFLHWYTGEGMDEMEFTEAESNMNDLVSEYQQYQDATAEEEGEFDEEEELA from the exons ATGAGGGAAATTGTACATCTTCAAGTCGGCCAATGCGGAAACCAGATCGGCGCAAAG TTTTGGGAGGTGATCAGCGACGAGCACGGCATCGACCCGACCGGAACCTACCACGGTGACAGCCACCTGCAGCTGGAAAGAATCAACGTCTACTACAATGAAGCGTCAG GTGGTAAATATGTGCCCCGTGCGGTGCTGGTGGATCTGGAGCCGGGAACCATGGACTCTGTGAGGTCTGGCCCGTTCGGCCAGATCTTCAGACCAGACAACTTTGTCTTTG GCCAGAGCGGTGCTGGTAACAACTGGGCCAAAGGTCACTACACGGAAGGTGCGGAGCTGGTGGACTCTGTCCTGGACGTGGTGCGCAAGGAGGCCGAGAGCTGCGACTGCCTCCAGGGCTTCCAGTTCACGCACTCCCTGGGTGGAGGAACCGGCTCCGGCATGGGCACCCTGCTCATTAGCAAGATCCGCGAAGAGTACCCCGACCGCATCATGAACACCTTCAGCGTGGTGCCCTCCCCCAAAGTATCGGACACAGTGGTGGAGCCCTACAACGCCACGCTGTCGGTGCACCAGCTGGTGGAGAACACGGACGAGACCTTCTGTATAGACAATGAGGCGCTGTACGACATCTGCTTCCGCACCCTCAAACTGACCACGCCCTCGTACGGCGACCTCAACCACTTGGTCTCCGCCACCATGAGCGGCGTCACCACCTGCCTTCGGTTCCCCGGACAGCTCAACGCCGACCTGAGGAAGCTGGCCGTCAACATGGTGCCCTTCCCCCGCCTGCACTTCTTCATGCCGGGCTTCGCCCCGCTCACCAGCCGGGGCAGCCAGCAGTACCGCGCCCTCACCGTGCCCGAGCTCACGCAGCAGATgttcgacgccaagaacatgatGGCGGCCTGCGACCCGCGCCACGGCCGCTACCTCACGGTGGCCGTCATCTTCCGCGGCCGCATGTCGATGAAGGAGGTGGACGAGCAGATGCTGAACGTGCAGAACAAGAACAGCAGCTACTTCGTGGAATGGATCCCCAACAACGTGAAGACGGCCGTGTGCGACATCCCCCCCCGAGGCCTCAAGATGGCCGCCACCTTCATCGGCAACAGCACCGCCATCCAGGAGCTGTTCAAGCGCATCTCTGAGCAGTTCACCGCCATGTTCCGGCGCAAGGCCTTCCTCCACTGGTACACCGGCGAGGGCATGGACGAGATGGAGTTCACCGAGGCCGAGAGCAACATGAACGACCTGGTGTCGGAGTACCAGCAGTACCAGGACGCCACGGccgaggaggagggcgagttcgacgaggaggaggagctcgccTAG